The Elaeis guineensis isolate ETL-2024a chromosome 12, EG11, whole genome shotgun sequence sequence TTAATCCAGTCATTTTGGGCACCTTTTCTTCTCTTGCATCTCGGCGGCCCAGACACGATCACTGCATATGCATTGGAAGATAGTGAGCTGTGGTTAAGACATTTTCTTGGTCTCGTAGTCCAAGTCGGAGTGGCTTGTTATGTCTTCTTAAAGTCTTCGGGTACCAACACCCTCACATTTTTGGCAATTCCAGTGTACATTGCAGGAATTGTCAAGTATGGAGAGAGGACTTGGGTGCTTAAGTCTTCAAGTACCGAGCATATCAAAAACTCTTTGCGCTCAGCTGCTCGAACACCAGAGGTTGAGGCCAAATTGTCTATTCCTCGAGATCCTCCTGTTGTATTGAACAATTACCTTCATCAAGCATATTACTTATTCAAAATATCTATATATCTCTTACAAGATCTTATACTCGGGGTTCCAGAACTAAAGGATAATCGCAAGATTATCAGTTCTGACAGGTCATCACAAGAAGTTTTCAAGCTTATAGAGGTTGAGCTCGGATTCTTGTTCGATGTGCTCTATACGAAGGCGCTCCTAGTTTATTCTCAAATCGGAGTCATTTTTCGGGCCGTCAGCTTATTGTGCTCTGTCGCTGCATTTCTTGCCTTCTTAATCTTCGTTGACGTGCATCCATACCCAATAGTCGATGTTGCCATAACTTACATATTGCTTGCTGGTGCTTTAGTTCTAGAGGTTTATGCACTCGTGTACCTTACACTCTCCGATTGGACAATGGTTTGGTTGACCAAGTCTGCCAACCCACGAACCAAGTCAATTCGGGAAGGTGTCTATTCTCTTCATACAAGGTTGATCAGTGGCAAGAGGTGGTCTGGGTCCATGGCACAATACAGCCTGATAGGATCTTGCCTCAAAATCAGGCTGGCAGGCAAGTATCTGGAGCTGCTTGGAATCGATGAATTGATCAAGCAAATGTACGTAAATTTGCAAAACGTGGATGTTAATTTGAAAGATTTGATCTTCGAGCATATTCAAGAGAGAGCTAAAAAGATTGTGAGGGAGGATCAATATGACATTGAGTTGCGCAATAACATATTGGGTCAGAGAGGTGGTAATGTGCTTGCAAGGTATGAAATTATGGGTAGATTCAGGTGGACCACAACTCAAGCAGAATTCAACCAAAGCCTCATAATTTGGCATGTTGCCACTAATCTTTGTTATTATCATGATATGGATGCCCCTGAATTCTGTCTAGAATGCATATTTAGCAAACGATTATCCGATTACATGATGTATCTTATGGTCATAAGTCCCCATATGCTGCCCTTTTTTCATGACGTAGAGTACAGGTATCAAAAAACATGTGAAGAGGTCCGGGAATTTATTGATAAGAAATTCCGAAGAGACAACAAGGCATCATATGGTGAAAAGGAAATTAGCATCAGATTGCTTCAAGAATATGAACCAGCAGCACCATCTGAAAGGCATAGATTCGCCAAGTCCGCGCTGTTTCATGCTTGTAGCCTGGCTAGGCAATTGAAGTTGA is a genomic window containing:
- the LOC105032542 gene encoding uncharacterized protein, coding for MTMQIFTERVMELWNAFEIRVLVLISLLLQVILIIFGSRRKYIARNWIRFLVWSVYLSADWMATVALGNLASSERDSDDKSSDPDPKSLIQSFWAPFLLLHLGGPDTITAYALEDSELWLRHFLGLVVQVGVACYVFLKSSGTNTLTFLAIPVYIAGIVKYGERTWVLKSSSTEHIKNSLRSAARTPEVEAKLSIPRDPPVVLNNYLHQAYYLFKISIYLLQDLILGVPELKDNRKIISSDRSSQEVFKLIEVELGFLFDVLYTKALLVYSQIGVIFRAVSLLCSVAAFLAFLIFVDVHPYPIVDVAITYILLAGALVLEVYALVYLTLSDWTMVWLTKSANPRTKSIREGVYSLHTRLISGKRWSGSMAQYSLIGSCLKIRLAGKYLELLGIDELIKQMYVNLQNVDVNLKDLIFEHIQERAKKIVREDQYDIELRNNILGQRGGNVLARYEIMGRFRWTTTQAEFNQSLIIWHVATNLCYYHDMDAPEFCLECIFSKRLSDYMMYLMVISPHMLPFFHDVEYRYQKTCEEVREFIDKKFRRDNKASYGEKEISIRLLQEYEPAAPSERHRFAKSALFHACSLARQLKLMEISEKWKMVSEVWIEMLAYAANQCEGNAHAQQLGRGGELLTHVSLLMAHLGLSKQFEDKQAVRVKYRDDITGMDDVERGSSANVTSLTTSDAPTIFLNK